From a region of the Bombus pascuorum chromosome 17, iyBomPasc1.1, whole genome shotgun sequence genome:
- the LOC132915488 gene encoding protein AAR2 homolog: MGSKGIEMDQILAQRLLVEGATLVMLDVPVGTEFGIDLKSWNTVDCFKGIKMIPPGFHYVHYSAVDEFGEATPKVGFFHIFKKSEFLVKRWDAKEEDLSSETIEEETVERYKSNLKDLDRFLGCYPYDIWKQWKELTNHITPPLVERCSPICGFVRSALELEYCTDAARPRGGESSSKRRRRSGITIEEKEDELLPDMKPKPGTELRLSKIPCKQYPDGASPTEITKYSLDTSYALDTVLKKLTLPIEIIGEMELAFVCFLVGQSFDAFEHWKKLVSLICGADCAISQRRAIYIEFMKALEVQLMHVPEDILCDIVANNNFVYHNLRKLFANIEMNSELDGRLKSYTTRFSGRLSIKFLWDFSNLQEETEDEAPVVVSIE, encoded by the exons atgGGAAGCAAAGGAATAGAAATGGATCAAATTCTAGCCCAGAGACTTCTCGTTGAAGGTGCTACATTAGTTATGTTGGATGTACCTGTTGGCACAGAATTTGGTATTGATTTAAAATCCTGGAATACAGTAGATTGTTTTAAAGGGATTAAAATGATCCCACCAGGATTTCATTATGTCCATTATAG CGCTGTAGATGAATTTGGAGAAGCAACACCTAAAGTTGgcttttttcatatatttaaaaaatctgaaTTTCTAGTGAAACGTTGGGACgcaaaagaagaagatttaAGTTCAGAAA ctatagaagaagaaacggTTGAAAGGTACAAGAGCAATTTGAAAGATTTAGATAGATTTCTAGGATGTTACCCTTATGATATATGGAAACAATGGAAGGAATTAACAAATCATATTACCCCTCCTCTTGTTGAACGTTGTTCACCTATATGTGG cTTTGTAAGGTCAGCATTAGAATTAGAATATTGCACTGATGCTGCAAGACCAAGAGGTGGAGAATCAAGttcgaaaagaagaaggaggagtgGAATTACCatagaagagaaggaagatgAGCTTCTTCCTGATATGAAACCTAAGCCTGGAACAGAACTTCGACTTTCAAAAATACCTTGTAAGCAATATCCAGATGGAGCATCACCAACAGAGATTACAAAGTATTCTTTGGATACGAGTTATGCATTGGATACTGTTCTTAAGAAATTGACACT TCCCATAGAGATAATTGGTGAAATGGAGTTGGCATTTGTCTGTTTTCTTGTTGGACAAAGTTTTGATGCCTTCGAACATTGGAAGAAACTTGTATCTCTTATTTGTGGAGCTGATTGTGCGATATCACAACGTCGCGCAATTTACATTGAATTTATGAAAGCATTAGAAGTTCAATTGATGCACGTACCCGAAGACATACTTTGCGACATTGTAgccaataataattttgtttatcatAATTTACGCAAATTGTTCGCAAATATTGAAATGAATTCTGAATTAGATGGACGTTTAAAATCTTATACAACGAGATTTAGCGGACGATTGTCTATAAAATTCTTGTGGGATTTTTCTAATTTGCAGGAAGAAACTGAAGATGAAGCGCCGGTCGTTGTTTCGATAGAGTAG
- the LOC132915492 gene encoding tropomyosin, with translation MSDNETLKSTTDPDSCLSEMAKSGQQDNAKDTSIAMVENQNAPMQDIDCKISHCIEDQTIEMSAKEVNSTIVEDMKIVCETVNKPPEKEVEDNSTTSEAKQNVLSPNILETTIGAGDTFFVTKQDGNDDVGKPEEQIALSDMIDSIKPENDKSVTGNDNNVTEHELLISKLKEEVQKAANERDSYQKKLESAEKKLTELQSTYDALLKGEGNEVMLRRMVDQLKGKLIQTSLQLEDRIRTVSNQEKQISALNNQVASLKEVESLTRSLLQIRNMEVKHLQAEVDDMEVRISEERERYNTMINKMDAAVKLNADLKKEYETQLCLFRDLREKYEEKVSLLSEEKRALEANVQSPK, from the exons ATGTCAGACAACGAGACTCTTAAATCAACCACTGATCCAGACTCTTGTCTATCTGAAATGGCAAAGTCAGGTCAACAAGACAATGCAAAAGATACATCAATCGCCATGGTAGAAAATCAAAATGCACCCATGCAAGATATTGACTGTAAGATTTCGCATTGCATAGAAGATCAAACAATAGAGATGTCCGCAAAGGAAGTAAACTCGACTATCGTTGAAGATATGAAAATTGTGTGTGAAACTGTAAATAAGCCTCCAGAAAAAGAAGTGGAGGATAATAGCACAACATCTGAAGCGAAACAAAATGTGTTATCT CCAAATATTCTCGAAACGACCATAGGCGCCGGAGATACTTTTTTCGTGACAAAACAAGACGGAAATGATGATGTGGGGAAACCGGAAGAGCAGATTGCACTTTCTGACATGATCGATTCGATTAAACCGGAAAACGATAAATCAGTAACAGGAAACGATAACAATGTAACTGAACACGAActtttaatatcgaaattaaaagaagaagtgcag AAAGCAGCCAACGAACGAGACTCTTATCAAAAGAAGTTGGAAAGCGCAGAAAAAAAACTGACAGAGTTGCAGTCGACGTACGATGCCCTGTTGAAGGGTGAAGGTAACGAGGTCATGCTTCGTCGAATGGTGGACCAGTTAAAGGGTAAACTTATCCAAACTTCGCTGCAATTAGAAGATCGAATTCGTACTGTGTCTAATCAGGAGAAGCAAATTAGCGCATTGAATAATCAGGTGGCTTCACTAAAGGAAGTAGAGTCCCTCACAAGAAGTCTGTTGCAAATTCGTAATATGGAAGTAAAGCATTTGCAG GCAGAAGTTGATGACATGGAAGTCCGAATTTCTGAGGAACGTGAACGATATAATACGATGATTAATAAAATGGATGCCGCGGTCAAATTAAATGcagatttgaaaaaagaatacgAGACGCAGCTTTGTCTTTTCCGAGATTTACGAGAAAAGTATGAAGAGAAGGTTTCATTATTATCAGAAGAGAAACGAGCCCTTGAGGCTAACGTACAGTCTCCTAAATAA
- the LOC132915516 gene encoding mitochondrial import inner membrane translocase subunit Tim17-B, whose amino-acid sequence MEEYAREPCPWRIIDDCGGAFTMGAIGGAVFQSIKGFRNAPSGINKRVLGSLIAIKQKSPIIAGNFALWGGMFSTIDCTLVHLRKKEDPWNSIISGAATGGILAARNGLPAMAGSAIIGGVLLALIEGVGIFITRLSAEQFKPPSFTEDPSHLRQGHPS is encoded by the coding sequence ATGGAAGAATACGCAAGAGAACCATGCCCATGGCGTATAATAGATGACTGTGGTGGTGCATTTACCATGGGTGCTATTGGTGGTGCAgtatttcaaagtattaaaGGATTTCGTAATGCACCCAGTGGAATAAACAAAAGAGTCCTAGGAAGCCTTATAGCTATTAAGCAGAAGTCTCCTATTATTGCTGGAAATTTTGCATTATGGGGTGGTATGTTTTCTACAATCGATTGTACTTTGGTTCATCttaggaagaaagaagaccCATGGAACTCTATTATCAGTGGAGCAGCTACTGGTGGAATATTAGCAGCAAGAAATGGTTTGCCAGCCATGGCTGGTAGTGCAATTATTGGAGGAGTGTTATTGGCTTTAATAGAAGGTGTAGGAATATTTATTACCCGTTTATCTGCAGAACAATTCAAACCTCCATCGTTCACTGAAGATCCAAGCCATCTGAGACAAGGTCATCCATcgtaa
- the LOC132915522 gene encoding uncharacterized protein LOC132915522, giving the protein MATIDDFSNITISTSDLLAFQRELIQEKELLQNILAKIDNQISSLQVEQLHLLGLVNKSLKDTKTESHPQSIKYQSTNDNQQDFTNKSLDLAVPSTSTYYEEEMEDEDDENEILS; this is encoded by the exons ATGGCGACTATCGATGATTTTAGCAATATAACAATAAGTACCAGCGATTTACTCGCCTTTCAAAGAGAATTAATACAAGAAAAAGAActtcttcaaaatatattagcAAAAATTGATAACCAAATAAGTAGTCTGCag GTGGAACAACTTCATTTATTGGGATTAGTGAACAAATCattaaaagatacaaaaactGAGTCTCATCCACAAAGTATCAAGTATCAGTCAACAAATGATAATCAACAAGACTTTACAAACAAATCGTTAGACTTAGCTGTGCCTTCAACTTCCACATATTACGAGGAAGAAATGGAAGATGAAGATGATGAGAATGAGATTTTAAGTTAA